The Saprospiraceae bacterium genome includes the window GAGAAAAATGATTTGCTGAGTGCTGAACAGGTGGAAACAGCGGCTAAACGGGCCAAAGCCTTGGGGTCGTCCAGGCTATGCATGGGTGCCGCCTGGCGAAACGTCAAAGACGATGAGGATTTTGAGCATGTGATTGAGTTGGTCAAAACAGTCAATAAGCTCGACATGGAGGTTTGCGCTACCCTTGGCATGCTCAGTGAGCACCAGGCCAAAAGGTTGGCAGATGCCGGTTTGTATGCTTATAATCACAACTTGGATACTTCCGAAGATTATTATAAAGAAATCATCTCGACCAGGGGTTATGAAGATCGGCTTCAGACGCTGGATAATGTTAGAAAAGCCAAACTAACGGTTTGTTCCGGAGGGATTATTGGGATGGGAGAATCCATTGAAGACCGTTTGAAAATGTTGCTAACCCTAGCTTCTTTGGACCCGCAGCCAGAATCCGTCCCGATAAATGCCTTGGTGGCCGTAGAGGGGACGCCACTCGAAAACCAGGAGCCCATTTCTATCTGGGAAATGATCAGAATGGTTGCTACGACACGCATAGTGATGCCCACTTCTGTAGTACGCCTGTCGGCTGGTCGTACGAGTATGTCGATTGAAGGCCAGGCATTATGCTTTATGGCAGGAGCAGGCTCTATTTTTGCGGGTGACAAATTGCTAACGACGCCTAACCCAGATGTGTTCCAGGACTTGGAGATGTTTGATTTATTGGGATTGAAACCTACCGAACCTTTTATCAAACATCCAAAACCGGAAATTAAAGAAGCGGCAATGGCTGTAACCGGTGAAGGGGTGAAATGGAGTCGCCCGGGGCATGTGATTGAGACAAATGTGGCTTATACAAGGAAAGGCAAAGTAGAAAGACGGAAGTAAGGATGGAGGTTATACGTCTATTTTGCTAACAGTAAACCTATAATTGATTTATATTTGCGGCGCGAGGGATAAAGTGGTGATTATTTTTTTTAAAACAACTACAGAAAAATGAAAAGACAACATATTGTCGCTGGAAACTGGAAAATGAACCTATCTTTTGAAGAAGGCCGCGATTTGGCTAAAGCAGTTGCGGAAGGTGTAAAAGAGAATGGTACCGAAGTGATTTTAGCACCGCCGTTTATTCATTTGGCGATGATAAATGGTATTGTACAGGAGAAGCTCAACCTGAAGTTGGCAGCCCAAAATTGCCATCAGGAAGTTGCTGGGGCCTATACTGGAGAAGTATCGATTGGGATGCTTAAATCTGTTGGGGTCGAATATGTGATCTTGGGCCATTCTGAGCGAAGAGAATACTTTGGAGAGGCGGAGGAACTGCTAGCAAAAAAAGTAGACATCGTATTGAACAATGGATTGAAGCCGATTTTTTGCTGTGGTGAAAAGCTGGAGGTTCGAGAAGCGGGCAATCATTTAAGCCATGTAGCGAATCAGGTAAAAGGAGCCCTTTTCCACCTAAGTTCCGAAGATTTTGACAAAGTGGTGATTGCTTATGAACCTGTTTGGGCGATTGGTACAGGCGTTACGGCGGCCCCTGAACAAGCCCAGGAAATGCATGCTTTTATCCGGCAACTGATCGCCGGTAAATACGGTGAGCATTTAGCTGATTCAACCAGCATCTTATATGGCGGCAGTGTTAAGCCTAGCAATGCCAAAGAACTTTTTTCACAAGCCGATGTAGATGGTGGCTTAGTTGGCGGCGCTTCCTTGAATGCACAAGACTTTTTGGCCTTAACGGTAAGTTTTTAAATTGTCGGAGTACCTTAAAAAGAAGGTGGAGAAATTTAAGCAGGATGCTGGTTTTGACGTAATACAGACTATTTGCCGCCAAATAAAAAATTGTTATTGCAAAAAAAATCAAAGCTATGTGTTATTTTTTTTCCTTCCGGTAAAACTTTGCTTCTCTTTTTTTATATTTCGGTTTTTAATTCTTTTTTTAAAACCGAAATAACATGCGAAAAACATTAACATTAGTCTCTTTGTTTGCCTTTTGTGTCTTAATTTTCTCTGGTTTTGTGCTAAACACGTCAACGGCAACGGTTGCTCCAAAATTTAAAATGAGCAAAAAAATAGATGCAATTGTACAAGGTAAATGTTATGGCTGCCATAGTGACAAAGGCAAAGCAGAAAAAGCCAAAGCAAAGCTCAAATGGGATGACTTAGCTAGTTTGCCTGCGGCTGATCTCAAAAAAAAGATGGAATCCATTGGAATGGTGGTTGAAAAAGGCGCTATGCCACCCGCAAGAATGGTGGAAAATAACCCAGACATGAAATTGACCGACAAAGAAACAAAGGCCCTCCAAAAGTGGGCAGCTAAATTTTCGAAATAAAGCTTTTTTGAGGACGTAGAGGTATTGGAGGTGTGGAGTTAATGGAGAAAAAGTTAACTTGAGCACTCCAATACCTCCACCTCCCAAAAAAAACCTCCAGCCTACAGCCAGTTACATCGGAGTGGCTTTCAATGGCAATTTCAATATCAATTTCAATGACAATATCAATGGCGACTGTGTCGCTGGGGCTTGCCCCAAACCTCCGCTACCGATGGTCAATCCCTAATGGGATTTTTTTGGCTTGGGACGGGTTATTGTCCTGAGAAACCTCCACTGCCTCTTCCCCTCCAATAACTCCGCGTCCAAAAAAAATTCCACTACCACTCGGGCTACTCTGATAATATGCTTAATCTTCACTCACCTTCAGGACTAATTTACCCTGTTTATCTCCACTGAATAGGCGTAAGAAGGTTTCATGAAAATTTTCGATCCCTTCATAAATAGATTCTTTGCTCTTTAGTTTGCCTTCTGCCATCCATTTGGCCATTTCGGCACCTGCCAGCGCATAATCTTTAGCAAAATCAAAAACAACAAACCCCTCCATGCGGGCACGATTGACTAAAAGCGACAAATAATTGGAAGGACCTTTGGGGGCTTCGGTAGCATTATATTGAGAAATAGCGCCGCAAATGACAATCCGGGCATGGCGGTTGATCCTGGTCAAGGCAGCATCCAAAATTTCTCCCCCTACATTATCAAAATATACATCTATTCCCTCGGGACACTTTTCTTTTATAGCCGCTTTTACATCTTCCGTTTTATAATCAATGGCGGCGTCAAATCCGAGCACATCCACCATGTATTTGCACTTCTCCGCACCTCCAGCTATGCCAACCACGTGACATCCCTTGATCTTTGCGATTTGACCAACTACGCTGCCTACTGCGCCTGCGCCTCCGGAGACCAGCACTTTTTCGCCTTCCTTCAAAGCACCTACTTTTAAAAGCCCAAAATAGGCGGTAAATCCAGGCATACCAAGGGTTCCCAGAAACAAAGGAAGGTTTTCAGCCTTTCCATAAACCTTGACCCAACCTTTTCCATTGGTTGCCACATATTGCTGAACCCCACCAGTTCCTAAAACATAATCTCCAATCTTGAAATCAGCATGATTAGAAGCGATAACCTCTCCTACCGCTCCCGCACGCATGACATCTCCTAATTGAACCGGAGGGATATATGAACGAACATCGCGCATCCAGCCTCTCATGGCGGGATCCAGTGAAATATAATGTTGTTTGATCAAAAATTCTCCTTCACCTATGCTTGGAATAGGGTGCGACTCAATAGACCAAGTAGAAACATCTGGCAGTCCTTCTGGACGATTGGCTAGCTTAACTTGTGTATTCATAAAAGGTATTTTATTGTTATTTTTTGCCAAAATAAGATAAGTGTTGGGGAGTACCCCCTATTTTACATCATTTTTCTGCAATTTTGATTTTACTAGCATTGATTTAAGTGGTGAATGTATAAATTTGGCGCTTCATTTATAAACCAACCGAAAAACTCGTAATTGACCATGGAAATATTCAGCCTCAAAGGAAAAGTAGCCATCATCACAGGAGGTGGTAGTGGAATTGGAGAACAAATTAGCCGTGTTTTTGGTGAAGCAGGAGCGGATGTGAGAATCCTCGAATTCAGACCAGCAGAAGGTGAGAAGGTCGCACAGGCAATACGAGAAGCTGGTGGAGTGGCCACTTGTCACCAGGTGGATGTGAGCCAGCAGGTACAATTGATTGAATGTTGTAAACAAATAATGACAGAAACGGGAAAAATCGATATCCTGGTAAATAATGCGGGTATTGCCCACATTGGAAAATTACATACGACTTCTGAGGAAGATTTTGACCGTATTTATGCTGTCAACATTAAGGGCGTTTACAATGCCATGTTTGCAGTTATCCCCTATATGATGGCGCAAAAAAGCGGGGTCATTATCAATATGGGGTCCATCGCTTCCATGCTTGGCTTACCGGATCGTTTTGCATACTCCAGCAGCAAAGGAGCTGTTGAAGTGATGACCTATTCCGTTGCTAGAGATTACTTAGCGTATAATATTCGTTGTAATAGCATTGCTCCTGCAAGGGTCCACACGCCTTTTGTGGACAATTTTCTAGCCCAGAATTATCCCGGCAAAGAAAAAGAGATGTACGAACAATTGTCCAAAACCCAGCCAATAGGACGCATGGCTCAACCTATTGAGATTGCTCATCTGGCCCGTTACCTTTGCTCCGAAGAGGCCAGTTTTATTACGGGGACTAATTTCCCAATCGATGGGGGTTTTGTTAGGTTGAATACTTGATGCATCTACTTTCCCGTCCTCCGGTTATTTCTAATTTCTTTTCCGTAGTCTGGATGTTCAGCGGTAAAAAGGCTTTTACTTACGTTCAATATTTCTCTGTTAACCGCTCTTAAACTTTGGTAAGTTTTATGAAAAAATTACTCATTATTTTTCTTGATGTTTTAGCACTCACCCTAATCGTCTACATTTTCTTAGTCTTTTTTTCAGAAAGCCATAATTTGAACATAATCTCTAAGAACAGAAGGCTTGCAGCCTCAATAATTCCGTGGGGGTACTGTATTTCAATTGCCATTTATACTTTCTTTGCACATCAAAGAAGCTTTTTACTTGCAGGAGTTGGAGGAGTCTTAGCCTTTTTCTCCTTAGGGGTGGCGATTACCAAAGGTCTTCCCCTCTTTATCGTTTTTATGGTATTTGTTATCGTCATCATTAACATGGCAGAACATTTTATTCATAGATATAAAGTCCTTCAACAATTCAGCAATTCAGATTTTGCAGCCAAAAAAGCTTTGTTTCAGGGGACTGCACCTATCCCTTTAGAAGTTGACATTAACCCTGATAAACTCAATCGATTAACACAAAAATCTCTAAACTTGGGTAATGGCCAAAGTGCCTTTGAAATTACAGAATCTTTTGTAGAAGGTAATGACATTATTCTGGTCGCTGCTTCCTTTTGGGAAAAGGTTTTATTGTTGTTTGACGTTAATGAAAAGGCAATGAAAATTCACTCATTGAATGGAACGGTAGATTACCAAATCAAGAAGGGCTTAAAGACCGCCATTGAACAGAGTATACGAATGCTTGGTCAATAAGAATGGGCTCCGCTGCAGCGATGTATGCAGGAACCGCAACAGCTAATGAAGGCTCAGGTTTTCCATGTACTGATATTTCGCCGTCGTTACAAACGACGACGAGCGGGCTAGGTGGGTTTTAGGCTACGGACAGCAGGGGAGCTAAAAATCCGGCAGCAGAAAAAATCCCAATGTCCTCAATAAACCTTATATTTGTAACAAAATTTTTGCCATCGTGGAAATAGCCAACCCCATATACGACGTCGTTTTCAAATTCCTGATGGAGGACAATCGGGTGGCTAAACTGTTTTTGTCGGCTATCACCGGTTTGGAGATCGTCAAATTGGATTTTTTGCCACAGGAACTTAGCACCGAAAAGAAGGCGGATGGAAAAAAGGCCCGGAAAAAAAGTATCATCAGCGCACTAGACTTGTCCATCTACCGCTTAGACTTTTCCGCCAAGGTGAAAAATGCGGATGGCTCTGAAACGGTTATTATCATCGAAATCCAGAAGTCGAAGTTCGCCAACGAGGGGATGCGTTTTCGAAAATACCTCGGCAAACAATACATGAACAGTTCCTTTTTCCGTTGGATAATGGAATCAGGAGGTCGCGAGGTGAAAACAGGTATCCCCATACTACCCATCTATTTTTTGGGCGAGCCCCTGATTGGTTTTGAGGATGTGCCCGTCATACTGGTCAACAGGTGCGTCCGCGACCGGCACACACAAGAGATCATCGCCGTGGGCAGCCACTTCATCGAATCGCTCTTCCATGAGGGCATCATCATCCACATCCCTGCCATCCGCAGCGGACGGCGGCGCGACGAATTGGAAACCCTCCTCAGTATCTTCGACCAGGACAATCGCCAGGAAAACCACCATATTATGAATGTACAAGAGCTTGACTTCCCGGAAAAATTCCGCCCCATCATCCGCCGCCTACAGGCTGCTGCACAGGAAAAAGAAATTCGCGATACGATGACCATCGAGGACGACTTCATCGCGGAACTCAACGACTACGAACACCGCATCGCCGAAGCCGACCGCCAAAAGCAGGAGGCCTTGCGCCAGAAGGCGGAGGAACGTAGCCTGAAAGAGGAAGCGCTGCGCAGGCAGGAGGAGGAACGAAGGCAAAAGGAGGAAGCCGTCAAACTGCTACTCAGCCTGGGTATGCCTGCTGAGGAAGTGGCACAAAAACTGGGCTTGGAACTGGATTATGTGCTGGTATTAGGGAAGTCCTGATAGCTAATGAAGACACGGGGTTCCATGGACTGATATTTCGCCGTCGTTACATACGACGACGAGCGGACTAGGTGAGTTTTAGGCTAGGGATAGTAGGGAGCTCTACTAAACGCTTATCCACTAGGAAGACCCCAACGCTTAATTACCTCTTGCTCTTTTTCTGTAAAAGTGCCTTCATTCAACTTAGCTCTTAATCGCAGCAAAAGAATGGCTTCCTCCGAATGGCCCTGCTCAATATGGATGCTAGTCGATATCCGTAAGACCGATAGAAAGCTTGGGTCACTCTTTCTCTCAATTTTAGATTTTGCCCAATTGAAGTCGCTATTCCTTCGAACACTTAAGGCATCTAGAAAAAGGGCTTTTCTACTTTCCTCACCCCCCCAATACCTTTGCAAAAGAAAGAGGATCGACTGAGCTTGTTCCTTCAGTCCAATTCTTAGAGCATGTTTGATTTGTTCAATAAAAACCTTGATAGTCTCAATCGTTTCAAAATAGGTCAGTGCTTTAAGCGAATATAGAATCTCTTGTTGTAATAGTTCATCAGTTTCATAAAGCAGCAGTTCACCTAATTCTTTTGCACTATTATATGCATCTATGCTGCCTAGTGCTATTATAGCCGTTCTTCTAATGTCAATATTTTTATCAGATTTTGCCAATGACACAAGGATGGGTACAAATAAAGAGTCTTTAGTATGCCAAATATAATGTATAGCAAATCTCCTCACTTCGTCA containing:
- the bioB gene encoding biotin synthase BioB encodes the protein MNHWTLEALKELYHTPLLELVYKAATIHRENHNPAAVQISTLLSIKTGGCPEDCAYCPQAARYFTGVEKNDLLSAEQVETAAKRAKALGSSRLCMGAAWRNVKDDEDFEHVIELVKTVNKLDMEVCATLGMLSEHQAKRLADAGLYAYNHNLDTSEDYYKEIISTRGYEDRLQTLDNVRKAKLTVCSGGIIGMGESIEDRLKMLLTLASLDPQPESVPINALVAVEGTPLENQEPISIWEMIRMVATTRIVMPTSVVRLSAGRTSMSIEGQALCFMAGAGSIFAGDKLLTTPNPDVFQDLEMFDLLGLKPTEPFIKHPKPEIKEAAMAVTGEGVKWSRPGHVIETNVAYTRKGKVERRK
- the tpiA gene encoding triose-phosphate isomerase; translated protein: MKRQHIVAGNWKMNLSFEEGRDLAKAVAEGVKENGTEVILAPPFIHLAMINGIVQEKLNLKLAAQNCHQEVAGAYTGEVSIGMLKSVGVEYVILGHSERREYFGEAEELLAKKVDIVLNNGLKPIFCCGEKLEVREAGNHLSHVANQVKGALFHLSSEDFDKVVIAYEPVWAIGTGVTAAPEQAQEMHAFIRQLIAGKYGEHLADSTSILYGGSVKPSNAKELFSQADVDGGLVGGASLNAQDFLALTVSF
- a CDS encoding heme-binding domain-containing protein produces the protein MRKTLTLVSLFAFCVLIFSGFVLNTSTATVAPKFKMSKKIDAIVQGKCYGCHSDKGKAEKAKAKLKWDDLASLPAADLKKKMESIGMVVEKGAMPPARMVENNPDMKLTDKETKALQKWAAKFSK
- a CDS encoding NADP-dependent oxidoreductase, translating into MNTQVKLANRPEGLPDVSTWSIESHPIPSIGEGEFLIKQHYISLDPAMRGWMRDVRSYIPPVQLGDVMRAGAVGEVIASNHADFKIGDYVLGTGGVQQYVATNGKGWVKVYGKAENLPLFLGTLGMPGFTAYFGLLKVGALKEGEKVLVSGGAGAVGSVVGQIAKIKGCHVVGIAGGAEKCKYMVDVLGFDAAIDYKTEDVKAAIKEKCPEGIDVYFDNVGGEILDAALTRINRHARIVICGAISQYNATEAPKGPSNYLSLLVNRARMEGFVVFDFAKDYALAGAEMAKWMAEGKLKSKESIYEGIENFHETFLRLFSGDKQGKLVLKVSED
- a CDS encoding glucose 1-dehydrogenase; protein product: MEIFSLKGKVAIITGGGSGIGEQISRVFGEAGADVRILEFRPAEGEKVAQAIREAGGVATCHQVDVSQQVQLIECCKQIMTETGKIDILVNNAGIAHIGKLHTTSEEDFDRIYAVNIKGVYNAMFAVIPYMMAQKSGVIINMGSIASMLGLPDRFAYSSSKGAVEVMTYSVARDYLAYNIRCNSIAPARVHTPFVDNFLAQNYPGKEKEMYEQLSKTQPIGRMAQPIEIAHLARYLCSEEASFITGTNFPIDGGFVRLNT
- a CDS encoding HEAT repeat domain-containing protein encodes the protein MRKIKVIVSAFFILSFNLAAQDKVDNDKIQERFESYLRYTGEQTNFAKLYQHYPEIGKKVLLKKLEDSNDEVRRFAIHYIWHTKDSLFVPILVSLAKSDKNIDIRRTAIIALGSIDAYNSAKELGELLLYETDELLQQEILYSLKALTYFETIETIKVFIEQIKHALRIGLKEQAQSILFLLQRYWGGEESRKALFLDALSVRRNSDFNWAKSKIERKSDPSFLSVLRISTSIHIEQGHSEEAILLLRLRAKLNEGTFTEKEQEVIKRWGLPSG